A genomic segment from Luteolibacter ambystomatis encodes:
- a CDS encoding HU family DNA-binding protein, with translation MATITKRELVIKITDQLGERGIEVTQQVVFDVVQSLIDEITECLAQGDTVVMRNFGAFQVREMKAKIGRNPKNPDKDVPIPARAAVKFKPGKEMKEKVAATLQVIRERDKA, from the coding sequence ATGGCCACCATCACCAAGCGCGAACTCGTCATCAAGATCACGGACCAACTCGGCGAACGGGGAATCGAAGTCACCCAGCAGGTGGTCTTCGATGTCGTCCAGTCGCTCATCGACGAGATCACGGAGTGCCTCGCCCAAGGGGATACCGTCGTCATGCGCAATTTCGGCGCCTTCCAGGTGCGCGAGATGAAGGCCAAGATCGGCCGCAACCCGAAGAACCCGGACAAGGACGTCCCGATCCCGGCCCGCGCCGCGGTCAAGTTCAAGCCCGGCAAGGAAATGAAGGAGAAGGTGGCCGCCACCCTCCAGGTCATCCGCGAGCGCGACAAGGCGTGA
- a CDS encoding septal ring lytic transglycosylase RlpA family protein, giving the protein MSTSRQACSNPRPDPRTGWRLAPLFLLLALTALLFPSCAYPGGYRGYQTRGYTTRGEYYQPMSVEEALNYQESGVASWYDESSFLGLKRGTTSLGEKVMPWHLIGAHKTLPLPCMVRVTNLQNGRKVKLRINDRGPFIAGRLLDVSPRAARKLGFSEKGLTRVHVEVLSVGDGSYERKRSRKWFFGLL; this is encoded by the coding sequence GTGAGCACTTCCCGGCAAGCCTGTTCCAACCCCCGTCCCGATCCGCGGACGGGCTGGCGGCTTGCCCCTCTCTTCCTCCTTCTGGCGCTGACGGCGCTTCTGTTTCCGTCCTGCGCCTATCCGGGCGGCTACCGTGGCTATCAGACCCGCGGTTACACCACCCGCGGCGAGTATTATCAGCCGATGAGCGTAGAGGAGGCGCTCAACTACCAGGAAAGCGGCGTCGCCTCTTGGTATGACGAGTCCTCCTTCCTCGGACTGAAGCGCGGCACCACCTCGCTCGGCGAGAAGGTGATGCCCTGGCATCTCATCGGCGCCCATAAGACCCTGCCGCTGCCGTGCATGGTCCGGGTGACGAACCTCCAGAACGGTCGCAAGGTGAAGCTCCGCATCAACGACCGCGGCCCCTTCATCGCCGGGCGCCTGTTGGACGTTTCTCCGCGCGCCGCACGCAAGCTGGGTTTCAGCGAAAAGGGGCTGACCCGCGTCCACGTCGAGGTTCTCTCGGTGGGGGACGGGTCGTATGAAAGAAAACGCTCCCGCAAATGGTTCTTCGGGTTACTCTAA
- a CDS encoding Dabb family protein: MKALLALVPVLALASCATSPLAPPAGPGTVDHIVLIWLKKPGNAADKQAISATADEFRAIPGMKFYDKGTALQSDRPVVDDSFDFALVSRFESAAALHAYENHPLHQKKVAEVLKPLSKKIVVYDVTR, from the coding sequence ATGAAAGCCCTCCTTGCTCTTGTTCCCGTCCTCGCCCTGGCCTCCTGCGCCACCAGCCCGCTCGCTCCGCCCGCCGGTCCCGGCACCGTTGACCACATCGTGCTGATTTGGCTGAAGAAGCCGGGCAATGCCGCCGACAAGCAGGCCATCAGCGCCACCGCCGATGAGTTCCGTGCCATCCCCGGCATGAAGTTCTACGACAAGGGCACCGCCCTGCAGAGCGACCGCCCGGTGGTCGATGACTCCTTCGACTTCGCGCTGGTTTCCCGCTTCGAGTCCGCCGCCGCCCTCCACGCCTACGAGAACCACCCGCTGCACCAGAAAAAGGTCGCCGAGGTGCTCAAGCCGCTGTCGAAGAAGATCGTGGTGTATGATGTGACGCGGTAA
- a CDS encoding addiction module protein has translation MSRIEKLQAMHLLWEDLAADESTFDSPAWQRDALASTASEVATGNIRELDWETAKRQLRDRAQ, from the coding sequence ATGTCCCGGATCGAGAAGCTGCAAGCCATGCACCTTCTCTGGGAGGATCTTGCGGCTGACGAATCCACATTCGACTCTCCTGCCTGGCAGCGCGACGCTCTCGCTTCTACGGCCAGCGAAGTGGCGACCGGAAACATCCGCGAGCTTGATTGGGAAACCGCCAAGCGCCAGCTCCGCGATCGGGCGCAATGA
- a CDS encoding DUF1501 domain-containing protein, with product MNLPDDIPHGDEPTRRRFMATAARMCLGVHVLPFLSAATAAAAGTAPAAGPKGKAKHVIYLYMNGGMSHLDTFDPKPKKKDVMGPMEVIPTKVDGIQVGQHLPKTAAMMDKITVINSMNSTQGAHEQGTYIMHTSYALRGTIKHPALGAWVLQLGGRINQDIPGFVAVDSSAEFASGGFFGAKFGAALVGNATDGLQDSKRPGDVPPEDFDRRLSLADKLNKQFHDRYANADVKAYEELYREAIRLMNSKDLAAFDIRQETEETRKLYGTGRFAQGCLLARRLVEHGVRFVEVQLGGWDTHYDNFTAIQGRCQEFDQAYAALLEDLHKRGKLQDTLVVVATEFGRTPVINTEHKMGRDHHPEAFTCLLAGGGIKGGFKYGETDASGAKVKDKLVNVQDFNATIAAALGLPWNLTIMSPSQRPFQIADKGKPIAEVFA from the coding sequence ATGAACCTGCCCGACGACATCCCGCACGGCGATGAGCCGACCCGCCGCCGCTTCATGGCCACCGCGGCCCGCATGTGTCTCGGCGTTCATGTGCTGCCCTTCTTGAGCGCGGCGACCGCTGCCGCCGCCGGCACTGCTCCTGCCGCCGGACCGAAAGGCAAGGCCAAGCACGTCATCTACCTTTACATGAATGGTGGCATGAGCCACCTCGACACCTTCGATCCGAAGCCGAAGAAGAAGGACGTGATGGGGCCGATGGAAGTGATCCCGACCAAGGTCGATGGCATCCAGGTGGGGCAGCATCTGCCGAAGACCGCCGCGATGATGGACAAGATCACCGTCATCAACTCGATGAACTCCACCCAGGGTGCCCACGAGCAAGGCACCTACATCATGCACACCAGCTACGCGCTGCGTGGCACCATCAAGCACCCGGCGCTCGGGGCGTGGGTGCTCCAGCTCGGCGGTCGCATCAACCAGGACATCCCCGGCTTCGTGGCTGTGGACAGCTCCGCGGAATTCGCCAGCGGCGGCTTCTTCGGCGCCAAGTTCGGCGCGGCCCTCGTCGGCAATGCGACGGACGGTTTGCAGGATTCGAAGCGCCCGGGCGATGTTCCACCGGAGGACTTCGACCGCCGCCTCTCGCTGGCCGACAAGCTCAACAAGCAGTTCCACGACCGCTACGCCAATGCGGACGTGAAGGCCTACGAGGAGCTCTACCGCGAGGCCATCCGCCTCATGAACAGCAAGGACCTCGCCGCCTTCGACATCCGCCAGGAAACGGAAGAAACGCGCAAGCTCTACGGCACCGGCCGCTTCGCGCAGGGCTGCTTGCTCGCCCGCCGCCTCGTCGAGCACGGCGTCCGCTTCGTGGAAGTCCAGCTCGGAGGCTGGGACACCCACTACGACAACTTCACCGCCATCCAGGGACGCTGCCAGGAATTCGACCAAGCCTACGCCGCTCTGCTGGAAGACCTCCACAAGCGCGGCAAGCTGCAGGATACCCTCGTCGTGGTCGCCACCGAATTCGGCCGCACCCCGGTCATCAACACCGAGCACAAGATGGGCCGCGACCACCATCCGGAAGCCTTCACCTGCCTGCTCGCAGGCGGCGGCATCAAGGGCGGCTTCAAGTATGGCGAAACCGACGCCTCGGGTGCCAAGGTGAAGGACAAGCTGGTGAACGTGCAGGACTTCAACGCCACCATCGCGGCCGCCCTCGGCCTGCCATGGAACCTGACGATCATGTCCCCCAGCCAGCGACCCTTCCAAATCGCCGACAAGGGCAAGCCGATCGCGGAGGTGTTCGCGTAG
- a CDS encoding DUF1549 domain-containing protein, translating to MKPLFVRWTMAVLGLVAAAPLACGQGMKAPKDDPAYLKKAALTIDQHVANWYRKQKLPVPATTDDATYLRRVFLVTIGRIPTGEEARDFLDISDPNKRQELVNYLLNSPGYGSHLTNWTFDLLRLTDQRIGGGGASMAPYRDWVRRAVDSNMPWDEFVRRLLASNGDGWDPQTASVGYYTRDRGMPLDNIANSMRIFLASRMECAQCHDNHASPDEKPERKDFYELAAFTNGQGELNQKLMQPLWSELTRQDERRGPEYSVAQVMWDRVYGMSLAGGGSGRIALPQDYQAEYHNGKPGDLVGGRTPFGKIVLMSDRRDENNGREKLADWVVSKTGPQFPSNIANRMWKRVMGKAVYEPVDTYVEAEKSNYPELMGYLQQLMVDLQFDMKAYQRVLLYTRTFQFATNPDTSIVPGGDDFHGRKIERLSSEQIWDSLITLSGGNPDLKPRRTLDDRIYVGGKPVLVGKKNMIQVSKEVLALQKESDVRAYFQKLLQDVKSDGGGGGESMMMSGIHTYNKDAQVRASELPSPAPGDHFLYLFGQSNREVVDASSREPNVGQVLSLMNGFVQRQLVNNPKAALYKTLEGATSNDEKIRRLYLAILSRPPTDQEMGWMLDEVKSSPERGYRNIVSALVMSSEFLFLQ from the coding sequence ATGAAACCCCTTTTCGTTCGATGGACCATGGCCGTGCTTGGCCTCGTCGCGGCCGCGCCGTTGGCCTGCGGCCAAGGCATGAAGGCTCCGAAGGATGACCCGGCCTACCTCAAGAAGGCCGCGCTCACCATCGACCAGCACGTGGCGAACTGGTATCGGAAGCAGAAGCTGCCCGTCCCCGCCACCACGGACGATGCCACCTACCTGCGCCGCGTCTTCCTCGTGACCATCGGCCGCATCCCCACTGGCGAGGAAGCCCGCGATTTCCTGGACATTTCCGATCCGAACAAGCGCCAGGAGCTGGTGAACTACCTGCTCAACTCGCCCGGCTATGGCAGCCATCTGACGAACTGGACCTTCGACCTGCTGCGCCTGACCGACCAGCGCATCGGCGGCGGTGGTGCCAGCATGGCCCCGTATCGCGACTGGGTGCGCCGCGCCGTGGACAGCAACATGCCGTGGGATGAGTTCGTCCGCCGCCTGCTCGCCAGCAATGGCGATGGCTGGGATCCGCAGACCGCTTCCGTGGGCTACTACACCCGCGACCGCGGCATGCCGCTGGACAACATCGCGAACTCGATGCGCATCTTCCTCGCCTCGCGGATGGAGTGCGCCCAGTGCCACGACAACCACGCCAGCCCGGACGAGAAGCCGGAGCGCAAGGATTTCTACGAGCTCGCCGCCTTCACCAACGGCCAGGGCGAACTCAACCAGAAGCTGATGCAGCCGCTCTGGAGCGAACTCACCCGGCAGGACGAGCGCCGCGGCCCCGAATACTCCGTGGCCCAGGTGATGTGGGACCGCGTGTATGGGATGAGCCTCGCAGGCGGCGGCTCCGGCCGTATCGCCCTGCCGCAGGACTACCAGGCCGAGTATCACAACGGCAAACCCGGCGACTTGGTGGGTGGCCGCACGCCCTTCGGAAAGATCGTGCTGATGTCCGACCGCCGCGATGAGAACAACGGCCGCGAGAAGCTCGCCGACTGGGTTGTTTCCAAAACCGGCCCACAGTTCCCCTCGAACATCGCCAATCGCATGTGGAAGCGCGTGATGGGCAAGGCCGTCTATGAGCCGGTCGATACCTATGTGGAGGCGGAGAAATCGAACTACCCGGAGCTGATGGGCTATCTCCAGCAGCTCATGGTGGATCTCCAGTTCGACATGAAGGCTTACCAGCGCGTGCTGCTTTACACCCGCACCTTCCAGTTCGCAACCAACCCGGACACGTCCATCGTTCCGGGCGGCGATGACTTCCACGGCCGCAAGATCGAACGTCTCAGCTCCGAGCAGATCTGGGATTCCCTCATCACTCTCTCCGGTGGCAATCCCGATCTGAAACCGCGCCGCACGCTGGACGATCGTATCTATGTGGGTGGCAAGCCGGTGCTCGTCGGCAAGAAGAACATGATCCAGGTCTCGAAGGAGGTGCTGGCGCTGCAGAAAGAATCCGATGTCCGCGCCTACTTCCAAAAGTTGCTTCAGGACGTGAAGTCCGATGGCGGCGGTGGTGGGGAATCGATGATGATGAGCGGCATCCACACCTACAACAAGGATGCCCAGGTCCGCGCCTCGGAGCTGCCCTCGCCCGCGCCCGGCGACCATTTCCTCTACCTCTTCGGCCAATCGAACCGCGAGGTGGTGGATGCCTCCAGCCGCGAGCCGAACGTGGGCCAGGTGCTCTCGCTCATGAACGGCTTCGTGCAGCGCCAGCTCGTGAACAACCCGAAGGCCGCGCTCTACAAGACCCTCGAGGGGGCCACGTCGAACGACGAGAAGATCCGCCGCCTCTACCTCGCCATTCTCAGCCGCCCGCCCACCGACCAGGAGATGGGCTGGATGCTCGATGAAGTGAAGAGTTCCCCGGAACGGGGCTACCGCAACATCGTCTCCGCCCTGGTCATGTCCTCCGAATTCCTCTTCCTGCAATGA
- a CDS encoding PQQ-dependent sugar dehydrogenase: MKFFQPSLPAVLLAAVAGVAPLAAPAATLPAGFAETRIATGLNPVTMTFAPDGRLFLCEKQGLLRVIEGEKLVEKPLLDLTAKVDGWNERGLLSVCFDPDYARNGWIYVYYTHNRKPEDTSHQSSNNRVSRFTIKGGAIDPATETVILELTDLSKIGWHNGGGLRFGKDGKLYVGTGENANGGYAQDGGNLLGKLLRINKDGSIPSDNPYYREFKDQNRAIVALGLRNPFSIAVQPGTGLLYLSMVGANFEQIERYETGSAPEAVNYGWPDIDGPPKNNQKQPPGYRAPAYAYDHGSGKGVALCAGDFYNPAKPGADAFPAEYTGKFFFSDYGGWIKLIDPAKPETRLDFATGIDRPIAVATAPDGALWYIERAGIPGGSDASNTASKNGSLWRIRWSGGGQPTKLAMVRQPGGANVGTSLGDIQVALQGEDGKTLTSATDSITISLNANPGNGRLIGSTTVAAVNGVASFSGLSVDQAGRGYTLRASNGKGEVTSAAFDIANGTAAPRIAPGSGNFTGPVTVRIVSDTPGATLRYTLDGKDPTDASPVYSTPFQITANQTVKAIAGRKGLTASAVVSADLKITGNKPYGLDDRPPVAGLKLPATAEAGLPATLSATGIFADRNLTPKPGVVPYSLNSGAWADGARVQRWIALPPSGRISFSSTGEFTWPGGTVLVQHFEIASRRLDTRVLVLDTTGKFGYGASYRWRPDNSDADLVPEGGQEEVLKVADAAGATREQTWTYPARGLCVMCHTPNAGFVLGPKARQLNGNHAYPGGRTDNQLRTWSYLQMFEKALDESAIKGYAHTVAINDGSATVEARVRSYLDANCAQCHRPNGTGALWDARLDTPLSGQGILGGEVRNTLNIEGAKIVAQGDVAKSILHHRMASTSLTEQMPPLTRNVPDAEALKVLEQWIRGEGKK; encoded by the coding sequence ATGAAATTTTTCCAACCCTCGCTTCCCGCCGTCTTGCTCGCGGCAGTGGCGGGTGTCGCCCCGCTGGCGGCTCCAGCCGCGACCTTGCCCGCCGGATTCGCCGAAACCCGGATCGCCACCGGCCTGAATCCGGTTACCATGACCTTCGCTCCGGACGGGCGGCTGTTTCTCTGCGAAAAGCAGGGCCTGCTGCGCGTGATCGAGGGCGAAAAGCTGGTGGAGAAGCCGCTGCTCGACCTCACGGCGAAGGTGGATGGCTGGAACGAGCGCGGGTTGCTCAGCGTGTGCTTCGATCCCGACTACGCCCGCAACGGCTGGATCTACGTCTATTACACCCACAACCGCAAACCGGAGGACACCAGCCACCAGTCCAGCAACAACCGCGTAAGCCGCTTCACCATCAAGGGCGGTGCGATCGACCCCGCCACGGAAACAGTGATCCTGGAGCTTACGGACCTTTCCAAGATCGGCTGGCACAACGGCGGCGGCCTCCGCTTTGGCAAGGACGGCAAGCTCTACGTCGGCACTGGCGAGAACGCCAATGGCGGCTACGCCCAGGACGGCGGCAACCTGCTCGGAAAACTGCTCCGCATCAACAAGGATGGCTCGATCCCGAGCGACAATCCCTACTACCGCGAGTTCAAGGACCAGAACCGGGCGATCGTCGCGCTCGGCCTGCGGAATCCCTTCAGTATCGCGGTGCAGCCCGGCACGGGTCTGCTTTACCTGAGCATGGTCGGCGCGAACTTCGAGCAGATCGAACGCTACGAAACCGGCTCCGCTCCGGAGGCGGTGAATTACGGCTGGCCGGACATCGATGGCCCTCCGAAGAACAACCAGAAGCAGCCGCCCGGCTATCGTGCTCCGGCCTATGCCTACGATCACGGCAGCGGCAAGGGCGTGGCACTGTGTGCGGGGGATTTCTACAATCCCGCCAAGCCGGGCGCGGATGCGTTTCCCGCCGAATACACCGGGAAGTTTTTCTTCAGCGACTACGGCGGCTGGATCAAGCTGATCGATCCTGCAAAGCCGGAAACGCGGCTCGATTTCGCCACCGGCATCGACCGCCCCATCGCCGTCGCCACGGCACCGGATGGTGCGCTGTGGTATATCGAGCGCGCGGGCATTCCTGGTGGTTCGGATGCTTCCAATACCGCCAGCAAGAATGGCTCGTTGTGGCGCATCCGATGGAGCGGTGGGGGGCAACCGACGAAGCTCGCGATGGTCCGCCAGCCGGGCGGAGCGAATGTCGGCACATCGCTCGGGGACATCCAGGTGGCCTTGCAAGGCGAGGATGGAAAGACGCTCACTTCTGCAACGGACAGCATCACGATTTCGCTCAACGCGAATCCGGGGAACGGCAGGTTGATCGGCTCCACCACGGTGGCGGCGGTGAATGGTGTCGCCAGTTTCTCCGGGCTCTCCGTCGACCAAGCGGGGCGGGGCTACACGCTTCGTGCCAGCAATGGCAAAGGAGAAGTGACCAGCGCCGCGTTCGACATCGCGAATGGAACCGCAGCCCCAAGGATCGCACCCGGGAGCGGGAACTTCACCGGTCCGGTCACGGTGCGGATCGTAAGCGACACGCCGGGAGCCACGTTGCGTTACACACTGGATGGCAAGGACCCGACCGATGCTTCGCCGGTTTACAGCACGCCATTCCAAATCACCGCGAATCAGACGGTGAAGGCCATCGCCGGCAGGAAGGGTCTCACCGCCAGTGCCGTGGTCAGCGCGGATCTCAAGATCACTGGCAACAAACCCTATGGACTCGATGACCGTCCGCCGGTTGCCGGACTGAAACTTCCTGCCACTGCAGAGGCAGGCCTTCCCGCCACGCTCTCCGCCACCGGTATTTTCGCGGACCGGAATCTGACGCCGAAGCCGGGAGTGGTTCCATACTCGCTCAATAGCGGCGCGTGGGCGGACGGCGCGCGCGTCCAGCGTTGGATCGCGCTGCCGCCTTCGGGCAGAATCAGCTTTTCATCGACTGGAGAGTTCACGTGGCCGGGCGGCACCGTGTTGGTGCAGCATTTCGAAATCGCTTCGCGTCGTCTGGATACCCGCGTGCTGGTGCTCGATACCACCGGGAAGTTCGGCTACGGAGCCAGCTATCGCTGGCGACCGGACAACAGCGATGCGGATCTCGTTCCGGAGGGCGGTCAGGAGGAAGTGCTGAAAGTCGCCGATGCTGCCGGAGCAACACGCGAACAAACGTGGACCTATCCCGCGCGCGGCCTCTGCGTCATGTGCCACACGCCGAATGCGGGTTTCGTGCTCGGTCCCAAGGCGCGCCAGCTCAATGGCAATCACGCTTACCCCGGTGGTCGCACGGACAACCAGCTCCGCACCTGGAGCTATCTCCAGATGTTCGAGAAGGCTTTGGATGAATCCGCGATCAAGGGCTACGCGCATACCGTTGCGATCAATGACGGCAGCGCCACGGTGGAAGCCCGCGTGCGTTCCTATCTCGATGCCAACTGCGCCCAGTGCCATCGCCCGAATGGAACCGGTGCGCTGTGGGACGCCCGGCTTGACACGCCGCTGTCCGGACAGGGAATCCTTGGTGGAGAGGTGCGGAACACGCTCAACATTGAGGGAGCGAAGATCGTCGCCCAAGGCGATGTCGCGAAGTCGATCCTGCACCACCGCATGGCCTCGACCTCGCTCACCGAACAGATGCCTCCGCTCACCCGCAACGTGCCGGATGCCGAAGCGTTGAAGGTTCTGGAACAGTGGATCCGCGGCGAGGGGAAGAAATAG
- a CDS encoding chloride channel protein, translating to MIPSLWSRARVPLLSVLLGGIVTLTAVGLIALIRLCTNLAFHGVFSTAESKPDFSTWGAWGIAVPVIGGLIIGVMARWGSPAIRGHGIPEAMQAIGTADSRIPARVAIFKPLSAAVSIGTGGPFGAEGPIIATGGAIGSLLGQWLPSSPVQRKILLAAGAAAGMTAIFGTPLAAVLLAIELLLFEYRGRSFLPVALATGTAMALRSFFHEPLPMFPLAFNQTPDLPLSFGSFVIGGVCGLLAVGITKAVYALEDEFEKLPIHWMWWPAIGGVVVGAIGWMEPRTLGVGYDNLRELLDGQMALKAIATLAVLKFISWLVALGSGTSGGTLAPLMTIGGAFGALAAHALHGVPGFEAFPVGLGVMIGMAATFAGASRAFLASVAFAFEATHAVGAFGPLLLGCGAAVLVSRVLMRETIMTEKLARRGVRIPSDYEPDFLHALQVDAVMEREPLTAAPQHTVAEIAARLGTHGSPWHDVRLIPITATDGTLLGIITRADLFAALEIAPHSTILEAGVTRPVTIHPEEPLSDAADRMIRNGIGRLPVVDRAETPKLVGLVTRRAILEARRHAQAQES from the coding sequence ATGATTCCTTCGCTCTGGTCACGCGCCCGCGTGCCCCTTCTTTCCGTGCTGCTCGGCGGCATCGTCACCCTCACCGCCGTTGGTCTGATCGCCCTGATCCGGTTGTGCACGAATCTTGCCTTCCATGGCGTCTTTTCCACAGCGGAATCAAAGCCGGATTTCTCCACCTGGGGTGCCTGGGGCATCGCCGTGCCGGTGATCGGCGGACTCATCATCGGCGTGATGGCACGCTGGGGCAGTCCGGCGATCCGCGGCCACGGCATCCCGGAAGCGATGCAGGCGATCGGCACCGCGGACAGCCGCATCCCGGCGCGGGTGGCGATCTTCAAGCCGCTCTCCGCCGCAGTGTCCATTGGCACCGGCGGTCCGTTCGGCGCGGAAGGACCGATCATTGCCACCGGCGGTGCCATCGGTTCCCTGCTCGGTCAATGGCTGCCGAGTAGTCCGGTGCAGCGGAAGATCCTGCTGGCAGCCGGAGCGGCGGCGGGCATGACCGCGATTTTCGGCACGCCTCTGGCGGCGGTGCTGCTGGCGATCGAGCTGCTGTTGTTCGAATACCGAGGCCGCAGTTTCCTACCGGTGGCACTGGCCACGGGCACGGCGATGGCCTTGCGCTCGTTCTTCCACGAACCGCTGCCGATGTTCCCGCTGGCGTTCAACCAAACGCCGGACCTGCCGCTTTCCTTCGGGTCGTTCGTGATCGGTGGTGTATGCGGCTTGCTGGCCGTGGGCATCACCAAGGCGGTGTATGCGCTGGAGGATGAATTTGAGAAACTGCCCATCCATTGGATGTGGTGGCCCGCCATCGGCGGAGTCGTCGTCGGTGCGATCGGCTGGATGGAACCGCGCACGCTCGGCGTGGGCTATGACAACCTGCGCGAACTGCTGGATGGACAAATGGCCCTCAAGGCCATCGCCACGCTGGCAGTGCTGAAGTTCATTTCATGGTTGGTGGCGCTCGGCAGCGGCACCTCGGGTGGCACGCTCGCGCCCCTGATGACCATCGGCGGAGCCTTCGGCGCATTGGCGGCCCATGCGCTGCACGGAGTACCGGGCTTCGAGGCGTTTCCAGTGGGACTCGGAGTGATGATCGGCATGGCGGCGACGTTCGCGGGAGCCTCGCGGGCATTCCTTGCGTCCGTGGCCTTCGCCTTTGAAGCAACGCATGCGGTCGGGGCCTTTGGGCCGTTGCTGCTGGGTTGCGGCGCGGCGGTGTTGGTGTCCCGCGTGCTGATGCGGGAGACGATCATGACGGAAAAACTCGCCCGCCGCGGCGTGCGCATCCCCAGCGACTACGAGCCGGATTTCCTCCACGCCCTGCAGGTGGATGCGGTGATGGAACGCGAGCCTCTCACCGCCGCACCCCAGCACACGGTGGCGGAAATCGCCGCACGACTCGGCACTCACGGCTCGCCGTGGCACGACGTGCGTTTGATCCCCATCACCGCAACGGATGGCACGCTCCTCGGCATTATCACCCGTGCCGATCTCTTCGCCGCATTGGAGATCGCGCCCCACAGCACCATTCTGGAAGCCGGCGTAACCCGGCCGGTGACGATTCATCCGGAAGAACCGCTCTCCGATGCCGCCGATCGCATGATCCGCAATGGCATCGGCCGCCTGCCGGTAGTGGACCGTGCGGAAACACCGAAACTCGTCGGCCTCGTCACCCGCCGTGCGATCCTCGAAGCCCGACGGCATGCGCAGGCTCAGGAAAGCTGA
- a CDS encoding MarR family winged helix-turn-helix transcriptional regulator, which yields MTEPLLIDSDYKRLADFRYALRRFLHFSERAAAQEGLKPQQHQALLAIRGREAGTTTVGVLAERLKLRHHTTVELVQRLEAAGLVSKRPSPEDRRAMVLELTLEGSARLERLSRVHRTELKHLGPEIVNFLSTLDPS from the coding sequence ATGACCGAGCCGCTCCTCATAGACTCCGACTACAAGCGACTGGCGGACTTCCGATACGCCCTGCGCCGCTTCCTTCATTTCAGTGAGCGTGCTGCCGCCCAGGAGGGACTGAAGCCGCAGCAGCACCAAGCCTTGCTCGCCATCCGCGGCCGGGAGGCAGGCACCACCACCGTCGGTGTGCTGGCGGAACGGTTGAAACTGCGCCACCACACCACCGTGGAACTGGTACAGCGCTTGGAAGCAGCCGGCCTCGTCTCCAAGCGACCGTCTCCGGAAGACCGCCGCGCGATGGTGCTGGAGCTCACCCTGGAAGGCTCCGCCCGTCTCGAGCGTCTCAGCCGCGTGCATCGCACCGAGCTGAAGCACCTCGGCCCGGAAATCGTGAACTTTCTCTCCACGCTCGATCCTTCATGA
- a CDS encoding class I SAM-dependent methyltransferase, producing the protein MSAPQIPRDQGTTAFSGKAGDYQAARPSYPQAWFAALEGEGLLGPGEVIADIGAGTGLLTAGLLDRGAIVTAVEPNDAMRYACDEWLGGRESYSSVSGTAENTSLLDASVDLITAAQAFHWFQIEEARREFLRILKPAGLVALIWNDRIPEDPLQQALAEIMEELGGVMRNAVLSQENKAGVPAFFNGPYRTLEFSNEQLLTREGLHGLLFSRSYMPRRDSVEGARVVVETDRVFDRFVEAETVRIRYRTVTMLGRPVTAGS; encoded by the coding sequence ATGAGTGCTCCGCAGATTCCGCGTGATCAGGGGACGACGGCCTTTTCCGGAAAGGCAGGAGACTATCAGGCGGCTCGTCCTTCCTATCCGCAGGCGTGGTTTGCGGCTTTGGAAGGGGAAGGTTTGCTCGGGCCGGGGGAGGTGATCGCAGACATCGGCGCAGGCACTGGTTTGCTCACAGCGGGTTTGCTGGATCGGGGCGCGATCGTTACAGCGGTGGAGCCAAATGACGCGATGCGATACGCGTGTGATGAATGGCTTGGAGGGCGCGAGAGCTACAGCAGCGTCTCCGGCACGGCGGAAAACACTTCCCTGCTGGATGCGTCCGTGGATCTCATCACGGCGGCACAAGCGTTCCATTGGTTCCAGATCGAGGAAGCGCGGCGCGAGTTCCTGCGCATCCTGAAGCCCGCCGGCCTGGTGGCCCTGATCTGGAATGACCGCATTCCTGAAGACCCGCTCCAGCAAGCTCTGGCGGAAATCATGGAGGAGCTCGGCGGGGTGATGCGGAATGCCGTGCTGTCCCAGGAAAACAAGGCAGGGGTGCCCGCGTTCTTCAATGGGCCGTATCGCACGCTGGAGTTTTCCAACGAACAACTGCTCACCCGCGAAGGATTACATGGCCTGTTGTTCTCGCGCTCGTACATGCCGCGCCGCGATAGCGTGGAAGGCGCGCGGGTGGTCGTGGAAACGGACCGCGTCTTCGACCGCTTTGTGGAAGCGGAGACAGTGCGGATTCGTTACCGCACCGTCACGATGCTTGGTCGGCCGGTTACGGCAGGATCATGA